In Mytilus edulis chromosome 13, xbMytEdul2.2, whole genome shotgun sequence, a single window of DNA contains:
- the LOC139500838 gene encoding uncharacterized protein codes for MNNDSSSAEDVNDVVPDKSRNRYWGRKLELIKDLKKSVGTVKNAKKNLNVVVLGTKGCGKSSFLNTVFTSFREDTWRLYSTVGKNSGNITNITQHFKSFRADQTYFKEDKNVLFPTFIDINGLEDDKADFNRAFLRALFDGKIKENEKLTTLLQMYQSNPNGFKKTMSRRTEYLKINRIIVVTSADPSEPLPNELFKCVKEVADDVKGIPIFGVMTKKDKFKRNEQIPKRIDDFIGNLGITKDSFKWIENYCPDVDKEMKYHRTVYPSTDVPVLEFITQVINPHLRSEDPVEERPYFLATIIIEVVTLVCNLMQIILWACFLVLCVIVVYIDEVKESCIAYNTSNITNDFSLPYMYNVYICNETRNFIIILVCIVSIAFSLFLFVPSCIIKKGLHTWLSLISIVIFLALVYITHWLLLL; via the exons ATGAATAATGACTCGTCTTCAGCTGAAGATGTTAACGACGTCGTACCCGATAAATCAAGGAACAGGTATTGGGGAAGGAAACTAGAACTTATTAAGGACTTGAAAAAATCAGTTGGAACTGTCAAAAATGCCAAAAAGAATTTAAATGTTGTAGTATTAGGTACTAAGGGTTGTGGAAAAAGTTCGTTCCTTAACACAGTATTTACAAGCTTCAGAGAAGATACATGGAGGCTGTATTCAACAGTTGGGAAGAACAGCGGGAATATTACCAATATAACACAACATTTTAAGAG TTTCCGTGCAGACCAAACTTATTTTAAAGAAGACAAAAATGTTTTGTTTCCAACATTTATTGATATCAACGGTTTGGAGGATGACAAAGCTGATTTTAATAGGGCGTTTCTGAGAGCCTTGTTTGACGGGAAAATTAAAGAGAACGAGAAGCTTACAACACTACTGCAAATGTATCAATCTAATCCAAACggttttaaaaaaacaatgtcAAGACGTACAGAATATCTTAAAATAAATCGAATTATTGTTGTTACATCCGCAGACCCATCCGAACCCTTACCAAACGAGTTGTTTAAATGCGTAAAAGAAGTGGCAGACGATGTTAAAG GAATTCCAATATTTGGAGTGATGACTAAGAAAGATAAGTTTAAAAGAAATGAGCAAATCCCCAAGAGAATCGACGATTTCATTGGTAATTTGGGAATAACCAAGGATAGTTTTAAATGGATAGAAAACTATTGTCCAGATGTTGACAAGGAAATGAAGTATCACAGGACAGTCTATCCGTCCACTGATGTCCCCGTACTGGAATTTATTACTCAG GTGATAAATCCTCATCTAAGATCTGAAGATCCAGTGGAAGAGAGGCCTTATTTCCTTGCAACAATCATCATTGAAGTAGTAACATTGGTCTGTAATCTCATGCAGATTATTTTGTGGGCTTGTTTCCTTGTTCTATGCGTAATTGTGGTTTACATCGACGAAGTCAAGGAATCTTGTATAGCATACAATACATCGAACATAACGAATGACTTTTCGTTACCATACATGTATAACGTTTACATTTGCAATGAAACGAGAAATTTCATAATTATACTCGTTTGTATTGTTTCCATAgccttttctctttttttgtttGTACCGTCGTGTATTATAAAGAAGGGTTTACATACATGGCTGTCTCTAATTTCAATAGTCATTTTTCTTGCATTAGTTTATATCACACATTGGTTACTGCTACtgtaa
- the LOC139500946 gene encoding cyclic GMP-AMP synthase-like receptor 1, whose product MDLLLIFNIKGVITDQPDSPGFARFQVDPSVREDWEDCINNEGYLEPRRISSEFKKCFEWAVSNIKLKHPNDLLDSTDIEVRGGDSVAITIVGEYGQSSEIFVKVQCDLVLLIGFEGLPPTKLALWLNEKSSQIWRWPTFDTLKNIPNIIGFGPMVLLMGFERFPPAVLAPWFKKSSSQIKRWPTFDTVEKIWNTIGFGLVAKNVNAEDSCISETAADVNLLWRYSVSRAETCILGHCQDGLIHKKLLIILKAVKIFEIPEGGSNPTPPLTSYHMKTILLHEAHDFPDPNNLKEEKLAERYESALKRLLKSIEENHLPHFFFPNVNLFQGGQYSIACKIKEMIDNPIDYLEMLTVDIGRRPLDIESSILF is encoded by the exons ATGGATCTTCTTCTTATATTCAACATTAAAGGGGTCATAACAGACCAACCTGACTCCCCTGGTTTTGCAAGATTTCAAGTTGACCCGTCTGTCAGGGAAGATTGGGAAGACTGCATCAATAACGAAGGATATCTAGAGCCTAGAAGGATATCTTCTGAATTCAAAAAATGCTTTGAATGGGCTGTATCtaacatcaaattaaaacatCCCAACGACCTTCTGGATTCGACAGACATAGAAGTAAGAGGTGGTGATTCAGTAGCCATAACTATAGTGGGTGAATATGGCCAAAGCAGCGAGATTTTCGTAAAAGTCCAATGTGACCTTGTTTTGTTAATTGGCTTTGAAGGATTGCCGCCGACTAAATTAGCATTATGGTTGAACGAGAAGTCATCGCAAATCTGGAGATGGCCGACATTTGatacattaaaaaatattccGAATATTATCGGCTTTGGACCGATGGTTTTGTTAATGGGTTTTGAAAGATTTCCGCCCGCTGTATTAGCACCATGGTTTAAAAAAAGTTCATCACAAATCAAACGATGGCCGACATTTGATACAGTAGAGAAAATTTGGAACACAATCGGCTTTGGATTGGTGGCTAAAAATGTGAATGCAGAAGATAGTTGCATTAGCGAAACTGCAGCTGATGTAAATCTGCTGTGGCGATATTCTGTTTCTCGCGCTGAAACCTGTATATTGGGACATTGTCAAGATGGGCTTATACATAAGAAATTGTTGATCATTCTCAAAGccgtaaaaatatttgaaatacccGAGGGCGGCTCTAATCCAACACCACCTTTAACCTCATATCatatgaaaacaatattgcttCATGAAGCTCATGATTTTCCAGACCCAAATAACTTGAAAGAAGAAAAATTAGCAGAGCGTTATGAATCGGCACTTAAAAGACTACTGAAATCCATTGAGGAGAACCATCTTCCACATTTCTTCTTTCCCAATGTGAATCTGTTTCAAGGAGGGCAATATAGCATTGCATGTAAGATAAAAGAAATGATTGATAATCCGATAGATTATCTTGAAATGTTAACGGTGGACATAGGG cGTCGACCGTTAGACATTGAAtcatcaattttgttttaa